The genomic DNA CGTAAGCGCTGCACTCCCGGGCGACGCCGCTGCCGTGCAGACGCCAGTGGCTTTCGCCCGTTGCTGTTGATGTCCCTCCCCCCGTCTAGAAGCCAGATCCCTGCCGATGCCCGGTGAATTCAGTCTCCATGGCGTGTTTGTCCCGACCCTGCTCGGGCTGATGCTGGTGGCCTATGTGCTCAACAGCGGCCTGCGCGTGCTGCTGCAGCGCAGTGGCGCCTATCGGCTCGTCTGGCACCCCGCCCTCTTCAACCTGGCCCTGTACGGCATCGTGCTGGGCGGGTTGTTCCACCTCCTGCGTTGGATGCAATCGTGAACAAGATCGTCAAGAAAGCCCTGCCGCCGGTGCTGACCGTGCTGGCCGTGATCGTCGCGCTGCTGGTGCTGCGGCAACTGTGGGTCTACTACATGGACGAGCCGTGGACCCGCGATGCGCATATCGGCGCGGACGTCGTGCAGGTGGCCCCGGATGTATCCGGACTGGTTGAAGCGGTGGACGTGGCCGAC from Stenotrophomonas sp. 169 includes the following:
- a CDS encoding DUF1656 domain-containing protein, with product MPGEFSLHGVFVPTLLGLMLVAYVLNSGLRVLLQRSGAYRLVWHPALFNLALYGIVLGGLFHLLRWMQS